Within Scomber japonicus isolate fScoJap1 chromosome 18, fScoJap1.pri, whole genome shotgun sequence, the genomic segment TCTTATGGTCACACAAGGCCATTAGGTATGTATAGTTTTCTATTTCTTCAATAAGTCCCTGCCCCATGCACACACTAATGTAGGTTATTTTCTGaaaatcactttatttcatttcatcaaattatacaaattacaaacaattataaaataaataatctctTCATCTTGTAATCATCTCATTGTAGATAGTCTTTTAGTGGAAGGATGTGtgtgaacataaaaacatgtatattttaattaagGTGATGTGTGTATTAGTTTTTGTGGTCCTCCTCTGTCTTGTCCTTGGTGATGGGAAATTCCAATGATGTCCTGAACCGAATAGGCACCTCTCGCTCGTCAGTGGTTGGCTGTTTGGCCACAGGGGCGTGGATACGCAGCTGTCCATCGTCCATCAGGGAGCAGGATAAGCCAGACAGATCTAAATGGGGGGGCAAGTCGATCTTCTGGGCGAATCCCATCTGAGAGGCGGCTGAGGAGCAGAAGGAagctctggaggaggaggaggaacaggactgactctcctctgctcctgcCTGCTTCATGGCCACCACTGCCAGGCTGCGCCCCTCCAGTTTGACGGTGATGTCGTTGGGGGCATAACCGCGTGCATCTAGGGTCACCAGGAGGTCACCATTGTTTTCAGTGGCCTGCACAACTTGCTTTTGCACCTCTGAGCTGGGAGCGTCTTTCACCTGCTCTTTACCATCACTCACCCTGAAAGAGAATCACAATCTGGATCAGAATCAGCTCTCTGACTGTACTGGTCTAAAACATAACCCTGTTCAGGTGCATCTACTTATTCAATAGCGAGTTACTGTACATACCTGGAGAAAGTGGAGGAAATGAAGGGCAGCTGGCTAAGTTTGATCAAGTTGGGTCCATCGGTGAGCTCCTTCAGGAGGCTGTTGGCCAGTGTGGCTCTCCTGTTGAAGAAGTCTTGCTGCAGCGAGGAGAGAGACTCATGGTGGAGCGGCCACAGCAGCCGTTCTTGGCTAAAGAAAGGGTCATTGCTGAACAGGCTGGTCAAGGCTGCGTGCTGGGACATCATGTCAGAAAACAGCTCTTGATAAAAACTTTGTTTACAAGGCAACCTGTGAGTGTTGCGTATCCTCGCTGCTATGTCTTGAGATTCTTCAGATTCCCCTCCTCAGACTTGATATCTTAAGGCTCCAGTGACGAAAAAGAACTCTTCGTACTCTCTTAAGTTTCTTCTGTGTTGTTAGTCCCCTCTAAGTAGTTTGGGACATAACACAGGACGTCTCTCCTTTATATATCCCAGCTGTCCTGCTTCATCCCTCCCACTGAGCTATTTACGCCCCATGAGCTCACTGCTGTCTATTCGCATGTGCCAGGGAGGTCAGGAATGCCCTGTAGCTCATCAAAAGGCTAAAGACAGCTCATGGTCATACTCATAGCtgtttgagtttgtgtgtatatgtccatgttcacactgcagtcctaattgtgtttttttcctttcttaatATACAGAGCAGATACAGATTTCTAAAGTGTGTGAATATAAAAATTGGTTAGCTTTTTGGCTATTCTTAATTCTGTAGAATGAGAACATCTGCAGGGTGTATATATGGTGAAAAGAACTGATGTAATAATTCACTCAAAATAACTGGAACTGAAGCACTTCATGCAACAAATGTCTTTCAATTCAATACTCTCTTTattgaaacaaaaaagaaagtgtaaaaatgttttatgtagtCCTGATGTTTAACAGGATATCATTGTTTCCCTCCAAATTTGTGTGTGATCCCAGCCAGCATGCCCATGTGGATCCCATTAGGGTTCAATtagggctgcaaatatgggtcctgcagttgtgtttgcccatatgggcttcaagtgggttctggctgggtttcaggtgggtcCCAAATGGGTGAGAGTTGGAAAGTTGGATCAGAATGGgccttaaatggggcccatttagccagcccacataTATAGACCCATATAtttgcccactcagtacccacattTAACCcctgtggggcccacatggacatgctggctgggattttaaatgtgtgatggCTACTAAAAAGTTGTGTTCTCTCTGAACATATCTACAGTAGGTTAAGTATCATAACTTCTTTAGATCCAGCATCTACtgtaataaacattaaatgttcatttgtatCAGCCAAAACTTGACTTATGTATAGGTGGACTCTGACCAACCATtcagtgttttgtgttattagattaaataaaaatagtgaAGCGTCTTTTgcatcttttgctttttttacattatacgttctgtttatttaaacatattttcacatCTTATTGATTTAAAACAAGATATAACAGACACATTGGGGTTTTACAGGGAGCTGTTGCGCAGGCTTTGTTAgttttggacagagccaggctagctagGTTCCCTTGTttgtgctaaactaagctaacccAGCTGTTGGCTGTTGCTTCATATTTAGCCCatagatatgagagtggtatcaagtTCTCATCTAATTTTCAGCTGGAcagtgaataagcatatttcccaacatgtaaaactattcatttaaagaTGATATGCTGAAACTAGGATATGTCTGACCTGCCATGACTAAAGTTGCCAACCAATTTACCTCAAAATACTGAAATTCAGTTTATTGCTGATGGGATGCTTCTGTAACATTCATTAAAAACTTTTACTaatctaaaatgtgtttaaatcaaGTTGAAAGTGTACGTATTAGAACAAACATATGATCTTCTGCTTCTGTTACAGCTCACACATACTTTCATTGTTTACATGTCATGTGTCGTATGTACATTTTTCTCTTAGAAGACATAAACTCAAACACAAGAATCCGACCTCAGCAGCTGTTCAGAACTGAGCCTGACCTGCAATGTGAAGGAAGTGTCTCCTGTCTCAGGTTACAAGGCTTCATCACTGGTTCTTCTAGGGATGAGCTCAGTACACTCACATTCCCCAGAGAGTCtgtctgcatatgtgtgtgtccgtgtgtgtgtgtgtgtgtgtgtgaggcaacATTACAAGGTGCCTGTTTCATATCTATTTATGGCTGTTTAAGCGTCATACGGTAAACCTGCCTTCACATCATTGGCTCGAACTGTGATGTAGCTCGCATGTGATTGGCTCATTGGGATTTTTGCTACTTCTGCTTGTCACAGTGTGCTGAGACAAAATAGACAACATTATATCAGTCTATCTATTGTTTCtctatatgttttgttttaatccATTAAACATTTTGTCAACAGTGTTAGTGTGGATGATTGTAACCTAACCGCTAAGCATGTAGTATTACtacaattaaatatattacTAAAGTAAAATGTGTTCCGTCATTGTTGGCAGGGTCACAGAGGTGTTGTAGTTACTTTTAAAGCCTTGTGTTTATGGTCATTATGGTCATGTTTATGGCAGAATGAGATATCATCAgactgaagaaaataaaaacacacacagatagtcAGCTTTGAGTCATCAGGAAGGCTATTGCAAAAATAAAGAAGCGTGTCAGTGAGCCAAGGGATGCCAGGAACAGAAATAGAAATGGAGTTTCAAGATGGCTGCCTTTTCCTCAGCTCTAAATTACTGCACTATTATTACACCACCCAATCTGGTCAGTATTCATGGTTATGTGAGACCATCCTGCTAAAGACTCCCTATGGTTATATCTGggttatgtgtttatgtgtgtgtgtgtaaagagatGGGCAAGATAACATATGACCTCATTACAAAATTTATTTATATGAagtatagatatatattttcaACATGAATCACTTCACATGTAGTCTTTAAAgcaatatttaattataaaaaacgtacaatttatatatttaaattatgtcCTCAAATGGTttaaaacagcaacacaaaTATTTCTCAGTGCAGAACtctcaaaaaacaacacaaatttcATTACTGATCTACATTAGCACATCTTAACCTGAAACCCCAATAACATTATTTGATACaataattacagtatattttatgTGTAACACTTACCAACTCGACATATGATTAAAAATCCCCTCCAGTCATGTTTTACGACATATTAACagtaaaatacttaaaataatacattctGTCTGACGTGTTTTGTCCACAACAACTATTCATGaatatctaaaaaaacaaaaacaaaaaacccttaAAATTACATCAACTATTTTACTCTCATTGAAAAATCCACAATCAattaacacacaaatatatttcatttaaaagtttaacagCTGGGCATGAGaggtctcctacttcactgtaacatttctgctctggaggcttcaagttttcaCATCGCACTTCGAAAATAGTTTTTATATCAGCTGACTCAGATTTGAAGCGAATACAGtaactttcctccttcagcaggtgaatgtgaaaacaaactctacACATATTGTACATCATTCTACACAGTGAAGCAACAATAAGCATATTTTGTTTGACTAGAGAGGGGGATGTAAGTATTCAATGATGAGCATATTCTCCTTATCtctcatttcacattattttctctTCACCAGTTGTGAGCCTGAAAGGAGATcatgtgtgtgtccgtgtgtcaCACACAGTTTGGGCTTATCTCAGACAAACCCAGGACACTTGGTTACAATGACATTGAATTATTCTATGCATCTTAAAGTAAATTCAGACATCCAGACACACCTGGAAACCATTTACTTCACTGTCTTGACATTTGGTGGAAATGTTTCAGAGGGACAATAGATCAGTCCGTTATTCATGGTAAGCACTAATATATTTCTGACCTGTGGGAACTTcagtaatgttatatatatcCTGCTGTTCTATATATAAATATCCACAATTTGTTCACAAAATAACTGGTTTTCATGGTCTACATTTTCAtagtcattttcatcatcactgAAAttgtcatcttcttcttcctcctctctgttgtcCTCTACAGTAACAGCCTCCACAGTTATGTAAATTGCATCATTGTCCATCTCCTCATAATCATGATCTTCGTCACTCTCTGGTGTCTCAcaatcgaaaccatcctcttcctccactaACCCTGCTTTCTTCGTTGTGTATACTGGCTCAATGTTTTCATAGTCTTCCccatcctcctcatcttcatcatcttcgaGTTTCTTCTCATTGTACACTGgctcaacattttcataatccTGTCCGTCCTGCTCATCTTCGTCATCGTTGAGATTTGTCTCAGTGTACACTGACTCCATATTGACATAGTCTtccccctccatctcctcatcCTCGTCATACTGGTTCACAACACTGACAGccactgaaacacaaaaatgtgtcatgaATGTGAAATCAGTTTGTTACGAGCAAAAAATTCCTTGGACTaaagtgtttattaaaaatgaaggAATTGTGTGTTCTGGTGAGCACAGACCTGGACTCATGGCAATGGTTATGGGATGTTTGGCTCTTCGTCTTTTCCTGCAGACCAGACAGACCACCAACAAGACCAGCAGGAACAGCAGCAGACTCCCAGCAGCTACTGAGGATACCAGCAGCAACAAAGGGACTATAGGAGGAAATAACATCATATTCAGTTATTGTTCA encodes:
- the hspb9 gene encoding heat shock protein beta-9, whose protein sequence is MMSQHAALTSLFSNDPFFSQERLLWPLHHESLSSLQQDFFNRRATLANSLLKELTDGPNLIKLSQLPFISSTFSRVSDGKEQVKDAPSSEVQKQVVQATENNGDLLVTLDARGYAPNDITVKLEGRSLAVVAMKQAGAEESQSCSSSSSRASFCSSAASQMGFAQKIDLPPHLDLSGLSCSLMDDGQLRIHAPVAKQPTTDEREVPIRFRTSLEFPITKDKTEEDHKN